The Microbacterium sp. SORGH_AS_0862 genome has a segment encoding these proteins:
- a CDS encoding DUF3105 domain-containing protein — protein sequence MTPTPDKRQSGNPATQAKIASSQKQEREQRRQEKLAEYQRQLAKRRRSKLVWWVVGSGAAVVVVALVVASIVFTPKPVTYGAQDSTGAVIEGVETFSNTTNHVEGPVEYPQTPPAGGEHNPIWLNCGIYTEPVPNENAVHSMEHGAVWVTYDPARVGDDELATLKSYFPQTYTLLSPYEGLDSPIVLSAWNAQLKLDTADDTRIPEFFEEYWRSQNAPEPNAVCSGGVDAPGRQ from the coding sequence ATGACCCCGACGCCCGACAAGCGCCAGAGCGGCAATCCCGCGACGCAGGCCAAGATCGCCAGCTCCCAGAAGCAGGAGCGCGAGCAGCGCCGTCAGGAGAAGCTGGCCGAGTACCAGCGCCAGCTCGCCAAGCGTCGGCGCAGCAAGCTCGTGTGGTGGGTCGTCGGCTCGGGTGCAGCGGTCGTCGTCGTCGCCCTCGTGGTCGCCTCGATCGTCTTCACGCCGAAGCCGGTCACCTACGGCGCCCAGGACTCGACGGGTGCGGTCATCGAGGGCGTCGAGACCTTCTCGAACACGACGAATCACGTCGAGGGCCCGGTCGAGTACCCGCAGACCCCACCGGCGGGCGGCGAGCACAACCCGATCTGGCTCAACTGCGGGATCTACACCGAGCCCGTCCCGAACGAGAACGCCGTGCACTCGATGGAGCACGGCGCGGTCTGGGTCACCTACGATCCGGCGCGGGTGGGCGACGACGAGCTCGCGACCCTGAAGAGCTACTTCCCGCAGACGTACACGCTGCTCTCGCCGTACGAGGGCCTCGACTCCCCCATCGTGCTGAGCGCATGGAACGCGCAGCTCAAGCTCGACACGGCGGACGACACCCGCATCCCGGAGTTCTTCGAGGAGTACTGGCGCAGCCAGAACGCGCCCGAGCCGAACGCCGTGTGCAGCGGCGGCGTCGACGCCCCCGGCCGTCAGTGA
- a CDS encoding DUF305 domain-containing protein, translated as MTERTERRPVRWLAIGLVVLAVIAVGFAIGRFSLFSNGPAVPNAADIGFARDMQVHHDQAVEMAMIAYRGTDDDIVKALSYDIATGQASQNGWMFEWLTEWGVPQQGTLMSWMGDADGHGSHGTAADADPAEVRASMGMATDAELAELRGATGTALDCQFLTLMIRHHEGAIPMADAVLERGSMPRVLQVAETMKTNQTAEIDAMRASQARLGCSAG; from the coding sequence ATGACCGAACGCACGGAGCGCCGACCGGTCCGATGGCTCGCCATCGGGCTGGTCGTGCTCGCCGTGATCGCGGTCGGCTTCGCGATCGGGCGCTTCTCGCTCTTCAGCAACGGGCCCGCCGTGCCCAATGCCGCCGACATCGGCTTCGCCCGCGACATGCAGGTGCACCACGACCAGGCCGTCGAGATGGCGATGATCGCCTACCGCGGCACGGACGATGACATCGTGAAGGCGCTCTCGTACGACATCGCCACGGGTCAGGCGTCGCAGAACGGCTGGATGTTCGAGTGGCTCACCGAGTGGGGCGTGCCGCAGCAGGGCACACTCATGAGCTGGATGGGTGACGCCGACGGTCACGGCTCGCACGGAACCGCAGCCGACGCCGACCCGGCCGAGGTACGCGCCTCCATGGGGATGGCCACCGATGCAGAGCTGGCCGAGCTCCGCGGCGCCACCGGCACGGCGCTGGACTGCCAGTTCCTGACGCTCATGATCCGTCACCACGAGGGCGCCATCCCGATGGCCGATGCCGTGCTCGAGCGCGGCAGCATGCCCCGGGTGCTCCAGGTCGCGGAGACGATGAAGACGAACCAGACGGCGGAGATCGACGCGATGCGCGCCTCGCAGGCGCGGCTGGGCTGCTCGGCCGGCTGA
- a CDS encoding carbohydrate ABC transporter permease, with translation MSAAAPTTPAFDAKAARKVARDTRRNEKTAQKRMTSKTATLIAIIIAIFWTIPTFSLFVTSFRPGADSQTSGWWTVFVDPAFTLDNYFDALTSGGTALTLGESFLNSLAIAIPATAIPIALASLAAYAFAWIDFKGKNGLFIFVFALQIVPIQMALVPLLSLFSRGLEINGVAVFPGFELRGVEHSFATVWIAHAIFAMPLAIFLLHNFISEIPSEVIEAARVDGAGHGQIFFRMILPLAMPAIASFAIFQFLWVWNDLLVATIFAPSSSLPLTQTLNSLSGSWGDRWYLQSAGTFISIIVPLIVFFALQRFFVRGLLAGATKG, from the coding sequence ATGAGCGCCGCCGCCCCGACCACGCCGGCGTTCGACGCCAAGGCTGCGCGCAAGGTCGCGCGCGACACGCGCCGCAACGAGAAGACGGCGCAGAAGCGGATGACGTCGAAGACGGCCACGCTGATCGCGATCATCATCGCGATCTTCTGGACCATCCCGACCTTCAGCCTCTTCGTCACCTCGTTCCGCCCCGGTGCCGACTCCCAGACGAGCGGATGGTGGACGGTCTTCGTCGATCCCGCGTTCACGCTCGACAACTACTTCGACGCGCTCACCTCTGGTGGTACCGCGTTGACGCTGGGGGAGTCGTTCCTCAACTCGCTCGCCATCGCCATCCCCGCGACCGCCATCCCGATCGCGCTGGCGTCGCTGGCGGCGTACGCGTTCGCCTGGATCGACTTCAAGGGCAAGAACGGCCTGTTCATCTTCGTCTTCGCGCTGCAGATCGTGCCGATCCAGATGGCCCTCGTGCCGCTGCTCAGCCTGTTCTCGCGCGGTCTCGAGATCAACGGTGTCGCGGTCTTCCCCGGGTTCGAGCTGCGCGGGGTGGAGCACAGCTTCGCGACGGTGTGGATCGCGCACGCGATCTTCGCCATGCCGCTGGCGATCTTCCTCCTGCACAACTTCATCTCGGAGATCCCGAGCGAGGTGATCGAGGCGGCACGCGTCGACGGCGCCGGTCACGGGCAGATCTTCTTCCGGATGATCCTGCCCCTGGCGATGCCGGCGATCGCGTCGTTCGCGATCTTCCAGTTCCTGTGGGTGTGGAACGACCTGCTGGTGGCCACGATCTTCGCGCCGAGCTCATCGCTGCCGTTGACGCAGACGTTGAACTCGCTGTCCGGGTCGTGGGGCGACCGCTGGTATCTCCAGTCGGCCGGTACGTTCATCTCGATCATCGTCCCGTTGATCGTGTTCTTCGCCCTGCAGCGGTTCTTCGTGCGCGGGCTGCTGGCCGGCGCGACGAAGGGCTGA
- a CDS encoding HAD-IC family P-type ATPase, whose amino-acid sequence MHQGAGPSEQALSIADPDTGLDAEEAARRLAAGLGNSVDPDTSRSVWNIVRANVFTLFNGIVGACFLVLLLVGRWQDALFGLAAFANAIIGTVQEFRAKLALDRLALLNAPRARVRRAGREVEIAPAEVVLGDVMVLRAGDQISADAVLERSVALQVDESMLTGESDAVDKRPGDEVLSGSIVVGGEGDARVDKVGADSYANRFQSEAKRFSMVRSELRTSIDRVLRWVSWGIGPIGLLVLNAQVMVAGGWTVIFSEGRWEQAVVNTIASLTAMIPLGLVLMTSIAFAVGAAKLAAKQVLVNELPAVEGLARVDVICLDKTGTLTEGEITFDAAHPLPDAAGDWESALAWYGAAPDANATARCLREPYPNAPDTPPTARIGFSSARKWSAVSLAGATWVLGAPEMVFPEEATDTASVLGGLVTGLASRGLRTLVLAQAPVELDDRDVAEERLPAPLRPVAVVTFRERVRADAAQTLSYFHAQGVGVRIISGDNPRTVAAIAREVGLDVAEGYDARTLPEDQEALAEVLETHTVFGRVTPEQKKAMVLALQSRGHTVAMTGDGVNDALAIKSADMGIAMNSGAAATKAVARLVLLDGRFSHLPDVVAEGRQVIANIERVSMLFLTKTAYATALAILFGTLVLSFPFLPRQLSITDGLTIGIPAFFLALMPNARRYIPGFLPRSLAFALPSGLIVALTLTGYALVARSIGVGEDQLRTGSTIILAVVGIWILSILSRPLNRFKVIVIGVMFLALITLFTVPLSIEFFQLVDPGREGAYALTLFVIGAIGAIEIVRVFHVRYVRASLARSQGAKGSGAVSRERK is encoded by the coding sequence ATGCACCAGGGGGCGGGCCCATCCGAGCAGGCACTGTCGATCGCCGACCCGGACACCGGGCTCGACGCGGAGGAGGCTGCACGACGTCTCGCCGCGGGTCTCGGCAACTCGGTCGATCCCGACACGTCGCGCAGCGTCTGGAACATCGTGCGCGCCAACGTTTTCACCCTTTTCAACGGCATCGTCGGGGCGTGCTTCCTCGTGCTGCTGCTGGTGGGGCGGTGGCAGGACGCCCTGTTCGGCCTCGCCGCCTTCGCCAATGCGATCATCGGCACGGTGCAGGAGTTCCGTGCCAAGCTCGCCCTCGATCGTCTCGCCCTGCTGAACGCGCCGCGGGCCCGCGTGCGACGAGCGGGTCGCGAGGTGGAGATCGCGCCGGCGGAGGTCGTGCTCGGCGACGTGATGGTTCTGCGTGCGGGCGATCAGATCTCTGCGGATGCGGTGCTGGAGCGCTCCGTGGCGCTGCAGGTCGACGAGTCGATGCTGACCGGCGAATCGGATGCGGTGGACAAGCGCCCCGGCGACGAGGTGCTTTCGGGGTCGATCGTCGTGGGCGGCGAGGGCGATGCGCGGGTCGACAAGGTCGGGGCCGATTCGTACGCCAATCGCTTCCAATCCGAGGCCAAGCGCTTCTCGATGGTGCGCAGCGAGCTCCGCACGAGCATCGACCGCGTGCTGAGGTGGGTGAGCTGGGGGATCGGACCGATCGGGCTGCTCGTGCTCAACGCGCAGGTCATGGTCGCGGGCGGCTGGACGGTGATCTTCTCCGAGGGGCGCTGGGAGCAGGCGGTCGTCAACACCATCGCCTCGCTCACGGCGATGATCCCGCTGGGTCTCGTGCTCATGACCTCCATCGCCTTCGCGGTGGGGGCGGCGAAGCTCGCCGCCAAGCAGGTGCTCGTGAACGAGTTGCCGGCCGTGGAGGGTCTCGCCAGGGTCGACGTCATCTGTCTCGACAAGACCGGCACGCTGACCGAGGGGGAGATCACCTTCGACGCGGCGCATCCGCTGCCGGATGCGGCAGGGGATTGGGAGAGCGCGCTCGCGTGGTACGGCGCGGCCCCCGATGCCAACGCGACGGCGCGGTGTCTGCGCGAGCCGTATCCGAACGCGCCGGACACCCCGCCGACCGCGCGGATCGGGTTCTCGTCCGCCCGCAAGTGGAGCGCGGTCTCGCTGGCGGGGGCGACCTGGGTGCTCGGCGCTCCCGAGATGGTGTTCCCCGAGGAGGCGACCGATACCGCATCCGTCCTCGGCGGGCTCGTGACCGGACTCGCCTCGCGGGGACTGCGCACGCTGGTACTGGCGCAGGCGCCGGTCGAACTCGATGACCGAGACGTGGCGGAGGAACGGCTCCCGGCCCCGCTCCGCCCCGTCGCGGTCGTCACGTTCCGGGAGCGCGTGCGCGCGGATGCGGCGCAGACGCTCTCGTACTTCCACGCGCAGGGCGTCGGCGTGCGCATCATCTCCGGCGACAACCCTCGCACGGTCGCGGCCATCGCCCGCGAGGTGGGGCTCGACGTCGCCGAGGGATACGACGCGCGGACGCTCCCCGAGGATCAGGAGGCGCTGGCCGAGGTCCTCGAGACGCACACCGTGTTCGGGCGGGTCACCCCGGAGCAGAAGAAGGCGATGGTGCTCGCCCTGCAGAGCCGCGGACACACCGTCGCGATGACGGGTGACGGCGTCAACGACGCGCTCGCCATCAAGAGTGCCGACATGGGCATCGCGATGAACTCGGGCGCCGCCGCGACGAAGGCTGTCGCACGCCTCGTGCTGCTGGACGGCAGGTTCTCGCACCTGCCGGACGTCGTTGCCGAGGGGCGTCAGGTCATCGCGAACATCGAGCGCGTCTCGATGCTGTTCCTCACCAAGACCGCCTACGCGACGGCGTTGGCCATCCTGTTCGGCACGCTCGTCCTGTCGTTCCCGTTCCTGCCGCGCCAGCTGTCCATCACCGACGGACTGACCATCGGCATCCCCGCGTTCTTCCTCGCGCTCATGCCGAACGCCCGGCGCTACATCCCGGGCTTCCTGCCGCGCTCACTCGCCTTCGCCCTGCCGTCGGGGCTCATCGTGGCGCTCACGCTCACCGGCTACGCGCTCGTCGCACGTTCGATCGGTGTCGGGGAGGACCAGCTGCGCACGGGCTCGACCATCATCCTCGCCGTCGTCGGCATCTGGATCCTGTCCATCCTGTCGCGCCCGCTCAACCGCTTCAAAGTGATCGTGATCGGGGTCATGTTCCTCGCGCTGATCACGCTGTTCACGGTGCCGTTGTCGATCGAGTTCTTCCAGCTCGTCGATCCCGGCCGCGAGGGCGCGTACGCCCTGACGCTCTTCGTGATCGGCGCCATCGGCGCGATCGAGATCGTGCGTGTGTTCCACGTGCGGTACGTTCGCGCCTCGCTCGCCCGCTCTCAGGGGGCGAAGGGGTCCGGCGCGGTGTCCCGAGAGCGGAAGTAG